A DNA window from Kitasatospora atroaurantiaca contains the following coding sequences:
- a CDS encoding helix-turn-helix domain-containing protein: MTMELADNVRKYRRRTGLSQEELAHTAGVSPATVRKVEQGGTVRMETLHALARALGVTTATLLAPDAPEPVGRAEEPNRLNLIQLRAALTPPVGLADPDSEIAEDEPSLRRFRRAVQDGALLYHSDSYKSVASQLPGLLRDANSAVAYFDGGEEHRQALLARAETLQLAGRYLTQVRQYDLAYTALAGAITDARAVGDQLTGASGVIGMCWLLLRQGRLDEAEQLASRTADVIEPRLSRATPDECAAWGWLALRAAAAAGRNNRPQEARHYHRVANTAASAVGREHTGSFFRHWTTFGPLTVGMKGVEDAMVLGDARTVVRKAGEDAMSPKAWKSAGRPSDDNWNRHRLDVARAHARTGDLSAAMDELTGVRRASPEWLRHQRMAAETMQEILKKRKRTLTAEMREMAAYLGVVG, encoded by the coding sequence ATGACGATGGAACTCGCGGACAACGTACGGAAGTACCGGCGCCGGACCGGGCTGAGCCAGGAGGAACTGGCTCACACCGCAGGCGTTTCGCCGGCCACGGTGCGCAAGGTCGAGCAGGGCGGAACGGTCCGCATGGAGACGCTGCACGCGCTTGCCCGCGCCCTGGGCGTGACCACGGCGACCCTGCTGGCACCAGACGCCCCAGAACCGGTGGGCCGGGCGGAGGAACCGAACCGGCTCAACCTCATCCAGCTCCGCGCCGCCCTCACGCCTCCGGTGGGGCTTGCTGACCCGGACAGCGAGATCGCCGAGGATGAGCCCAGCCTGCGCCGCTTCCGCCGAGCGGTCCAGGACGGCGCGCTGCTGTACCACTCGGACAGCTACAAGAGCGTCGCGTCCCAACTGCCGGGGCTGCTGAGGGACGCCAACAGCGCGGTCGCCTACTTCGACGGCGGCGAGGAGCACCGTCAAGCCCTGCTGGCCCGCGCCGAGACGTTGCAGTTGGCCGGGCGGTACCTGACACAGGTACGTCAGTACGATCTCGCCTATACCGCGCTGGCCGGGGCGATCACGGATGCGCGCGCCGTCGGCGACCAGCTCACCGGAGCATCCGGTGTGATCGGGATGTGCTGGCTGCTGCTGCGGCAGGGGCGGTTGGACGAGGCAGAACAACTCGCCTCCCGGACAGCCGATGTGATCGAGCCGAGGTTGTCAAGGGCGACGCCTGATGAATGCGCGGCGTGGGGGTGGCTCGCCCTGCGCGCGGCTGCCGCCGCCGGTCGCAACAACCGCCCCCAGGAGGCGCGGCACTACCACAGGGTGGCGAACACGGCGGCATCCGCCGTCGGCCGGGAGCACACCGGATCGTTCTTCCGGCACTGGACCACCTTCGGCCCCCTGACCGTCGGCATGAAGGGCGTGGAGGACGCAATGGTCCTGGGAGACGCGCGCACCGTCGTTCGCAAGGCCGGCGAGGACGCGATGTCGCCGAAGGCGTGGAAGAGCGCCGGGCGGCCCAGCGACGACAACTGGAACCGTCACCGGCTGGACGTGGCGCGCGCCCACGCACGGACGGGGGACCTGTCAGCAGCGATGGACGAGCTGACCGGGGTTCGGCGAGCCTCCCCGGAGTGGCTGAGGCACCAGCGCATGGCTGCCGAGACCATGCAAGAGATCCTGAAGAAGCGCAAGCGCACCCTGACGGCCGAGATGCGCGAGATGGCCGCCTACCTGGGCGTCGTCGGATAG
- a CDS encoding DUF7660 family protein has translation MNWPDPALNEINTREDLAKYLQGLAILLRDGKLELQNPSTSDFVDASARWTKSMDGFFKNVIGEPVPEVPDWALIAAIFRAAVVYE, from the coding sequence GTGAACTGGCCAGACCCAGCATTGAATGAAATTAACACGCGAGAGGATCTTGCCAAATACCTGCAAGGGCTGGCAATCCTTCTGCGTGATGGAAAATTGGAGCTGCAAAATCCGTCCACTTCGGACTTTGTGGATGCCTCCGCGCGTTGGACCAAGTCGATGGATGGATTCTTCAAGAATGTCATCGGTGAGCCAGTTCCTGAGGTGCCCGACTGGGCGTTGATTGCAGCAATCTTTCGTGCGGCAGTCGTATACGAGTAG
- a CDS encoding GntR family transcriptional regulator: protein MTLPLEEDPRPPYLQAADVLRAEILEERIRPGEKLPSTRTLQERYGIASSTVQNALRVLKDEGLVYSVQGRGSYVRSHEKEYREKAILEEIQQIADQAKAEREQAKRSTHDTPADPGSAEPPVLQAIWAIREAIVEGRLKFEDKLPDPIKLQLMFVTDSETVERALRHLAFERLVHRTPRGSLTVALTGGGRNNLRRSMLARARVESLRRAAEREGETLADDFALDDPTEEDSRPPYIQVADILRREILDGELKPGSQLPAARALQERFGVASSTVQNALRLLKGEDLIYSVLGRGSYVRKTAVVRPSEQTADVPLERVKEPRTAEHDAAELVRLRKQVTQLQKTRKQLEAEVSRLTKELERRG from the coding sequence ATGACGTTGCCGCTCGAAGAGGACCCCAGGCCGCCGTACCTCCAGGCCGCCGATGTGCTGCGTGCCGAGATCCTCGAAGAGCGGATCCGTCCCGGGGAGAAGCTCCCGTCCACGCGCACGCTTCAGGAGCGGTACGGGATCGCCAGCTCCACCGTCCAGAACGCCCTGCGCGTACTCAAGGACGAAGGGCTCGTCTACTCGGTCCAAGGGCGCGGCAGCTACGTTCGGAGTCACGAGAAGGAGTACCGGGAGAAGGCCATCCTGGAGGAGATCCAGCAGATCGCCGACCAGGCCAAGGCAGAGCGGGAGCAGGCCAAGCGCAGCACTCATGACACCCCCGCCGACCCCGGGAGCGCTGAGCCGCCCGTCCTCCAAGCGATCTGGGCCATCCGCGAAGCGATCGTAGAAGGCCGCCTGAAGTTCGAGGACAAGCTCCCCGATCCCATCAAGCTCCAACTGATGTTCGTCACCGACAGCGAAACCGTCGAACGAGCCCTGCGCCATCTGGCATTCGAGCGCCTCGTCCACCGCACCCCCCGAGGTTCCCTCACAGTCGCCCTCACCGGCGGCGGGCGCAACAACCTGCGGCGCTCAATGCTCGCCCGAGCCCGCGTCGAGTCGCTGCGGCGCGCCGCCGAGCGCGAGGGCGAAACGCTGGCCGACGACTTCGCGCTCGACGATCCGACGGAGGAGGACTCCCGGCCGCCCTATATCCAGGTCGCCGACATCCTGCGCAGGGAGATCCTTGACGGTGAGTTGAAGCCAGGCAGCCAACTGCCGGCCGCGCGAGCTCTCCAAGAGCGCTTCGGAGTCGCCAGTTCAACTGTCCAGAACGCCCTGCGTCTCCTCAAGGGCGAGGACCTGATCTACTCCGTCCTCGGCCGCGGCAGCTACGTCCGCAAGACCGCAGTCGTCAGGCCCTCGGAGCAGACCGCTGACGTGCCGCTCGAACGTGTCAAGGAACCCCGGACAGCGGAACACGACGCTGCAGAGCTTGTCCGCCTGCGGAAGCAGGTCACGCAGCTCCAGAAGACGCGCAAGCAACTGGAAGCCGAAGTCAGCCGTCTGACCAAGGAACTTGAGCGACGCGGGTAA